The Streptomyces puniciscabiei genomic interval CGGGGGCGGTGCTGGCCGCGTGCGCGGTGGTCGCGGCGGTGGCCGCCCTGGCTGTGACGCGTTAGGCGTTCGTCTTCACGGCACCGACGAACGCCGACCAGGCGGGTGCCGAGAAGACGACGGCGGGGCCGGTGGGGCGCTTGCTGTCGCGGACGGGGACGTGGGTGGGGGCGGCGGTGTCGTTGACTTCGAGGCAGTCACCGCTGCTCGCTCCGCTGTGGGTCGACTTGCGCCAGGCGGTGGCTTCGAGGCAGTCGCCGCCGCTTTCACCGCTGTAGCTCGACTTGCGCCAGACGGTGACTTCCAGGCAGTTGCTGCTACCCCCGTCGCTGTACGACGACTTGTGCCAGCCGGACAGCACCGAGGCGTCAGGAATGGAGTGCTCGCTGCGCTTCATGTTCGTAATCCTCCGCGACGGACCTGAGCAGATCCAGGGACTTTCGGTGCGACAGGGCATCGCCCAGCGCCTGATCGTAGATCTCCTGACACTCGCGCACCATGGACGGCAGTTCGATGATCCGCCCGCTCTTCACGCCTTCCGCATAGGCGATGGGCGGGAGGTCTTCGAACCACATAAGGGAGAGAAAGCCCGCCTGCAGGGCATGGGCGCCCAGGGAGTACGGGAGGACATGGACGCGAATTCGGCGGCTCGCGCCCAACTCCGCGATGTGACGAAGCTGCTCGCACATCACGAGCGGTCCCCCGACCACACGGCGTAGCACCGCTTCGTCGAGGAGGCAGCAAACCTCGGGCGAGTGGAAACTGTCCAGGATGCGGGCCCGTTCCAGCCGAGTGGCCACCAACTCCTCGAGCTCCTCGTCGCTCCTGCGCGGATAGCCGAAGCCCAGTACCTCGGATGCATACTCCCTGGTCTGCAGGAGTCCCGGCACCACCGCAGGCGCGTATTCCCGGATCTCTCTCGCCCGGCCCTCGTACTCCAGCGCCTCCTCGAAATACTCGGCCACCTTCCTGCCGTCCAGCACCGGCAGGAACCGCTCGAAGAACCCGCCAGTGTTCAGCACCTTGTCCAGCCGCCGCGCGTCCTCCACATCCGGCCTCCGCCTGCCCGCCTCGATGTGGGCGATGTGCGTGCGGGACATCGCGACAAGTTGGCCCAGCTCCTCCTGGGTGAGCCCGGCCGCCTCCCTCCGTCGCCTGAGTTCCTCCCCGTACCGCACCCGCGAGATGGGATTGTCCTCGATGGCCACCTTTCCACTCCCCCTCGTGCTGACTGCGTCGTCACGCTCGGTCATCTACCGAAGGTACTCGCGCCCGCAGCACGCTGTGCATGAATCAGCACGGATAGTGAAAGGCGCTGGAATGCAGGAGCAGGACGACGGCTACGTCGGGGTGTTTCTCACGCTGAGGGTCTCCCGGGACGGTGGCCGGACGTGGGGGCCGAGGGTGACGTACCGGCCGCCGAAGAACGCCGCGCCGCTGGACCTGTCGGGGCGGTTTCCGCCGTGTGAGTGCCCTCGGTGCCGGGAGAGAAAGGGCTGACGAGGTCCAGCAGGTGGGGCAGGAGTTCGGGGCGCCCGGCGACGAAGGAGCGCCCGGTGTCGGGGCCGCCGTACCCGCCGCCGAACTCCGCGCCGTCGAGGTGCC includes:
- a CDS encoding helix-turn-helix domain-containing protein — translated: MAIEDNPISRVRYGEELRRRREAAGLTQEELGQLVAMSRTHIAHIEAGRRRPDVEDARRLDKVLNTGGFFERFLPVLDGRKVAEYFEEALEYEGRAREIREYAPAVVPGLLQTREYASEVLGFGYPRRSDEELEELVATRLERARILDSFHSPEVCCLLDEAVLRRVVGGPLVMCEQLRHIAELGASRRIRVHVLPYSLGAHALQAGFLSLMWFEDLPPIAYAEGVKSGRIIELPSMVRECQEIYDQALGDALSHRKSLDLLRSVAEDYEHEAQRALHS
- a CDS encoding DUF397 domain-containing protein, whose protein sequence is MKRSEHSIPDASVLSGWHKSSYSDGGSSNCLEVTVWRKSSYSGESGGDCLEATAWRKSTHSGASSGDCLEVNDTAAPTHVPVRDSKRPTGPAVVFSAPAWSAFVGAVKTNA